A single window of Balaenoptera ricei isolate mBalRic1 chromosome 15, mBalRic1.hap2, whole genome shotgun sequence DNA harbors:
- the LOC132349814 gene encoding mpv17-like protein isoform X5 produces the protein MAGWRRELLRTARRYPWPTNVLLYAALFSAGDALQQRLRGGPADWRQTRHVATVAVAFHANFNYVWLRLLERALPGRAPRAVLAKVLCDQAFGGPVYVSAFYFGMSILQEKDDIFLDLRQKFWNTYKSGLMYWPFVQLTNFSLVPVHWRTAYTGLCGFLWATFLCFSQQGGDGTLKSAFTFLCIKGTNEVERPPEK, from the exons ATGGCGGGCTGGCGGCGGGAGCTCTTGCGCACCGCCCGGCGCTACCCTTGGCCCACGAACGTGCTGCTCTACGCCGCGCTCTTCTCAGCCGGCGACGCGCTGCAGCAGCGGCTGCGGGGCGGCCCTGCCGACTGGCGGCAGACGCGGCACGTGGCCACCGTGGCCGTGGCCTTCCACGCAAACTTCAACTACGTGTGGCTGCGCCTGCTGGAGCGCGCGCTGCCGGGGCGCGCGCCGCGCGCCGTCCTGGCCAAGGTGCTGTGCGACCAGGCGTTCGGCGGGCCGGTGTACGTCTCTGCCTTCTACTTCG GTATGAGTATTCTCCAGGAAAAGGATGACATATTTTTGGACCTGAGACAGAAATTCTGGAATACATATAAG AGTGGTCTGATGTACTGGCCTTTTGTACAG CTGACCAACTTCAGCCTCGTTCCTGTTCACTGGAGAACAGCTTACACTGGGCTCTGTGGTTTTCTGTGGGCCACTTTCCTCTGCTTTTCACAACAGGGTGGTGATGGTACCTTGAAGTCAGCTTTTACTTTCCTTTGTATAAAGGGAACAAATGAAGTTGAAAGACCCCCAGAGAAATGA